From Thermococcus sp., the proteins below share one genomic window:
- a CDS encoding monovalent cation/H+ antiporter complex subunit F has protein sequence MIGINIYLALIAIATLFSTYRVFRGPTTVDRLVAVDIMTTITTGLMVLFALYYGRMIYISVALVYALLAFGGVIAFARYLEGGL, from the coding sequence ATGATAGGGATTAACATTTATCTCGCCCTGATTGCGATAGCAACGCTCTTCAGCACCTACAGGGTCTTCAGGGGGCCAACAACTGTTGACAGGCTGGTCGCGGTTGATATCATGACCACGATAACCACCGGGTTAATGGTCCTCTTTGCACTCTACTACGGCAGGATGATATACATCAGTGTCGCTTTGGTTTACGCGCTATTAGCTTTCGGTGGAGTCATAGCCTTCGCCCGCTACCTGGAGGGAGGCCTATGA
- a CDS encoding proton-conducting transporter membrane subunit, which translates to MNGQYASLLIALPLLGAFFVPLIKGLGKKAIKTYVLIITALQVGIAAWVFQQVYSTGKPIIVMAGGWKPPVGINLYIGYFAALFILIVAMASFLMAVFNFKAVNVEPIDKYAMLFLLLMLGATGMIATGDIFNLFVFMEITAITAYALTAYNKTGEAAEASLKYMILGGIGSSFFLIGVALIYGATGTLNMAQIAQLAGNINPTVAQVGLALIVFGLAVEAELFPLNAWAPDAYQAAPHPITAMFSAFVVKAGLYALARVLYLLSAVGTWHNVLKLLVVMATLTVVVAEFSALRQRNVKRMIAYSSISQVGLIALAFALGTQAGVDAGVFQMINHAVIKLLLFLGVGYVALQLGGAEIENFRGLGRKMPFTALGITVGSMAAVGIPLFNIFWSKLRIILATIEAGYTWAAFLVLGASVVEAVYYFRLIHAIWFEGNGERISESVPLVAIVVALVILVVAIGIYPNYLWSVSQKAGSDIFNVANYIKNVPLMGVGA; encoded by the coding sequence ATGAACGGGCAGTATGCTTCACTCCTCATAGCGTTACCTCTCCTCGGTGCCTTCTTCGTTCCCCTTATCAAGGGACTCGGGAAGAAGGCCATTAAGACCTACGTGCTCATAATCACCGCGCTCCAGGTTGGAATAGCGGCGTGGGTCTTCCAGCAGGTCTACTCCACGGGAAAGCCGATTATAGTAATGGCAGGTGGCTGGAAGCCGCCCGTTGGAATAAACCTTTACATCGGTTACTTCGCGGCACTCTTCATACTCATAGTCGCCATGGCGAGCTTCCTCATGGCGGTCTTCAACTTCAAAGCTGTGAACGTTGAGCCGATTGACAAATACGCCATGCTGTTCCTGCTCCTCATGCTTGGAGCCACTGGAATGATAGCAACCGGTGACATCTTCAACCTCTTCGTCTTCATGGAAATAACGGCAATAACCGCCTATGCCTTGACGGCCTACAACAAAACAGGTGAAGCCGCCGAAGCATCCCTCAAGTACATGATTCTCGGTGGCATAGGGTCAAGCTTCTTCCTAATCGGCGTTGCCCTGATTTACGGCGCCACCGGGACTCTCAACATGGCCCAGATTGCCCAGCTCGCAGGCAACATCAACCCGACGGTTGCCCAGGTCGGATTGGCCCTTATAGTGTTCGGTCTTGCCGTTGAGGCCGAGCTCTTCCCCCTCAACGCCTGGGCCCCCGATGCATATCAAGCAGCACCGCACCCGATAACGGCAATGTTTTCCGCCTTTGTCGTCAAGGCCGGCCTCTACGCTCTGGCGAGGGTTCTCTACCTCCTCAGCGCCGTTGGAACCTGGCATAACGTCCTCAAGCTCCTCGTTGTGATGGCCACCCTGACGGTGGTCGTTGCGGAGTTCTCAGCTTTGAGGCAGAGGAACGTTAAGAGGATGATAGCCTACTCGTCAATAAGCCAAGTTGGACTCATAGCCCTTGCCTTTGCCCTCGGAACCCAGGCTGGAGTTGACGCCGGAGTCTTCCAGATGATAAACCATGCAGTAATCAAGCTCCTTCTGTTCCTTGGCGTTGGTTACGTCGCCCTACAGCTTGGAGGGGCGGAGATTGAGAACTTCAGGGGTCTTGGTAGGAAAATGCCCTTCACAGCCCTTGGAATAACAGTCGGCTCTATGGCGGCCGTGGGAATACCACTGTTCAACATATTCTGGAGCAAGCTCAGGATAATCTTGGCAACAATTGAAGCCGGCTATACTTGGGCCGCTTTCCTCGTCTTGGGTGCCAGCGTCGTCGAGGCCGTCTATTACTTCAGGCTAATCCACGCCATCTGGTTCGAGGGTAACGGTGAGAGGATTTCGGAGAGTGTTCCCCTCGTTGCCATAGTTGTTGCCCTGGTGATACTCGTGGTTGCAATAGGAATCTACCCGAACTACCTCTGGAGCGTTTCCCAGAAGGCCGGAAGCGACATATTCAACGTGGCCAACTACATCAAGAACGTTCCCTTGATGGGGGTGGGAGCATGA
- a CDS encoding Na(+)/H(+) antiporter subunit B translates to MLKRGLAIITILIIGYWLAQGLAGVPFGQDKMLVGQYYLNHVKQQTGAINAVTAVVVNYRGFDTLGEVTVLFIASTGVGALLWERKKRRTAKTEGSIVLTTGTRLLAPFVILFGAYIFIHGHLTPGGGFPGGATIATAFLLLYMAFTMYEIPHKAFEKTEGIAGMGYVIVGLIGLAIGGYFLFDWIWQTWGWGHENIGRLFSGGFIPIIYIIIGLKVGTELSGIIDNMLKEGVSE, encoded by the coding sequence ATTCTGAAGCGCGGTCTCGCGATAATTACAATTCTAATCATCGGTTACTGGCTCGCTCAGGGATTGGCGGGAGTTCCCTTTGGGCAGGATAAGATGCTCGTCGGCCAGTACTACCTGAACCACGTTAAACAGCAGACGGGGGCAATAAACGCTGTAACAGCGGTTGTCGTCAACTACCGTGGTTTCGATACCCTCGGTGAAGTCACTGTGCTGTTCATAGCATCAACCGGTGTCGGAGCCCTCCTATGGGAGAGGAAGAAGAGGAGAACCGCCAAGACCGAGGGTTCAATCGTTCTCACAACCGGAACGAGACTCCTTGCCCCCTTCGTGATACTCTTTGGAGCGTACATCTTTATCCACGGACACCTCACCCCGGGTGGAGGTTTCCCAGGAGGAGCCACTATAGCGACCGCCTTCCTGTTGCTCTACATGGCCTTCACCATGTACGAAATCCCGCACAAGGCCTTCGAGAAGACTGAAGGAATTGCAGGAATGGGTTACGTCATAGTAGGTCTCATAGGCCTCGCGATAGGTGGCTACTTCCTCTTTGACTGGATATGGCAGACCTGGGGCTGGGGACACGAGAACATAGGCCGGCTCTTCAGCGGTGGATTCATTCCGATAATTTACATCATCATAGGCCTCAAGGTCGGCACCGAGCTCAGCGGAATCATTGACAACATGCTCAAGGAGGGGGTGAGCGAATGA
- the mnhG gene encoding monovalent cation/H(+) antiporter subunit G, producing MNALAITGEILVLIGTFFYFLSALGLIRMPDVYNRMQTSTKSATLGSLGVIVGTGIWAVGKGYSPAWIVQTIAVAGFLLLTNPISAHALIRAAYKRGIPLWHGSVVDKYAEHLASKAQAENIEGEASGEVSE from the coding sequence ATGAATGCCCTGGCTATAACCGGTGAAATCCTAGTCCTCATAGGAACGTTCTTCTACTTCCTGTCCGCTCTCGGCCTAATCAGGATGCCAGACGTTTACAACAGGATGCAGACCTCGACGAAGAGCGCCACTCTTGGAAGCCTGGGTGTCATAGTAGGAACTGGAATCTGGGCCGTTGGCAAGGGTTACTCTCCGGCGTGGATAGTCCAGACGATAGCGGTTGCTGGGTTCCTCCTTCTCACGAACCCAATAAGCGCTCATGCCCTTATAAGAGCCGCCTACAAGCGCGGAATTCCGCTATGGCACGGTAGCGTCGTTGATAAGTACGCCGAGCACCTCGCGAGCAAGGCACAGGCCGAAAATATTGAAGGTGAGGCCTCTGGGGAGGTGAGCGAATGA
- a CDS encoding NADH-quinone oxidoreductase subunit K, translating into MSLPHISVFYFGAISLVLIGLYAILVKKNILKMLIGLSIMETGVNLLLVSIGYIYGRSAPILSEGIGPNQAVDPIPQALVLTAIVIGVATTAMALSAVIVLYRHYGTLNIEEIRRLRG; encoded by the coding sequence ATGAGCCTTCCTCATATAAGCGTCTTCTACTTCGGGGCCATTTCCCTTGTCCTCATAGGCCTTTACGCGATACTGGTCAAGAAGAATATCCTCAAGATGCTTATTGGCTTAAGCATAATGGAAACCGGCGTTAACCTGCTCCTCGTCAGTATAGGTTACATCTACGGAAGGAGTGCTCCGATTTTAAGCGAGGGAATAGGTCCAAACCAGGCAGTTGACCCGATTCCGCAGGCTCTCGTTCTGACTGCGATAGTCATAGGCGTTGCCACAACTGCCATGGCCCTTAGTGCCGTTATTGTCCTCTACAGGCATTACGGAACCCTCAACATTGAGGAGATAAGGAGGTTGAGAGGATGA
- a CDS encoding DUF4040 domain-containing protein, producing the protein MNCITCIDYIIVAVMIVSAILAVEWRDLLAAAVGMAAVSLFASILFLILQAPDVAMTEAAIGAALSGAIFIFAIKRTKRFETEEEERPGWWVRW; encoded by the coding sequence ATGAACTGCATAACCTGTATTGACTACATCATAGTCGCCGTCATGATAGTCTCGGCCATACTGGCGGTTGAATGGAGGGACTTACTCGCTGCGGCCGTTGGCATGGCGGCGGTAAGCTTATTCGCCTCGATACTGTTCCTTATCCTACAGGCTCCGGACGTTGCAATGACTGAAGCGGCCATAGGTGCCGCGCTGAGCGGTGCGATATTCATCTTCGCCATTAAGAGGACCAAGCGCTTTGAGACCGAAGAGGAAGAGAGGCCCGGGTGGTGGGTAAGATGGTGA